TCGCCCACGAACGGGCGAAACTGGGGCAACCCGAAATCAACTTGGGGCTCATGCCCGGCGGCGGCGGCACGCAGCGACTCGTCCGCCTCGTCGGCGAGGGGCAGGCGATGCGTCTCGTCCTCTCCGGCGAACTCGTCTCGGCCGAGGAGGCGCGGGACATCGGACTCGTGGACGAGGTACACGACGAGGAGACGTTCGACGACCGGGTGTACGAACTCGCGGGGTCGATGGCCGAGAAGAGCGGCGTCGCCCTCGGACACGCGAAGCAGGCCGTCAAAGCCGCCTCGCGGATGGACCTCGACCGCGGAATCGAGTACGAGGCGGAACTGTTCGCCCAACTGTTCGCCGTCGGCGACAAGGACGAGGGCATCGACGCGTTCCTCGAGGGCCGCGACCCGGAGTGGCCGTCGCGGTGACGGCGGCGGCCCGTCCCGGACGTCCGGTGCATCGGGTCTGCGTATAAACCCCCGACATGGACTGGTGAAGCTATATCTCGTGTCCGGGCGAACCTTACCCCCCGATTGACCGTTTTCCTTACACCACTACCCGTGTAACATCGCGCGGCGAGTCGTCACGGACCCGTCCGCCGCGTTCCTCGGCGGCGACAGAGCAAAGTACCGGCCGGCGGGATGGAAACCTAATGAACGTACAGGATAGTTCTCTCAGAGCGTCCGAGCGCGCGGCCCCGGCGTCATGAACACGAGCGAACGACTCGTCGAGACACTGGAGAACCTCGGCGTCGAACGCGTCTTCGGCTACCCCGGCGGCCGGGTCATCGAACTGTTCGACCGCCTGCCGGAGTCGTCGGTGGACCTGGTCCGCCCGCGCGACGAACGCGAGGCGAGCGTCATGGCCGAGATGCACGGCCGCCTCACGGGCGACCCCGGCGTCCTCGTCGGGCAGGGGCCGTGGATAGGCAGCCTCGGTGTCATCGGCCAGATGGAAGCGCGACTCGGGTCGTCACCGATGGTCGTCGTCACCGAAGCCTCCGAGCGGGGCGACTACTCCACCGTCGCGCCGTACCAGCAGTCCCGCGGCGACTACGGCGGCGTCGAACTGCCGAAGATTCTCGACGCGGTGACGAAGGAACACTGGTGTCCGCGCACGCCGCCGGAGACGGTTCGGAGCCTCCAGTTGGCGTTCAAGCACGCCGTCGCCGGACGACCCGGGCCGACGGCCGTCGTCCTCGACGGGAACGCCGTGACCGAGGAGATGCCGGACGACCCGATTCCGCCCGTCTGGGACGACGCGGCGCAGACGCGGACGTGGTCGGCGGCGCCGACGCCGCGGGACGTTGCCGCCGCCGTCGAAGCCCTAGAGTCCGCCGACCGACCCGTCGTCGTCGCGGGCAACGGCGTCCACGCCGCGGGCGCGTACGACGAACTCCGGACCGTCGCGGAGCGATACGACGCTATCGTCGTCACCTCCTACCTCGGCAAGTCGACGTTCCCCGAGACGCACCGACTGGCGGGCGGCGTCGTCGGGTCGTTCGGCCACGAGGGGGCGAACCGGGTCGTCAGCGAGGCGGACGCGCTCCTCGTCGTCGGCTGTCGGCTGAATCCGATGGACACGAACTGGGGCGCGCCGGACTTCGTCCGACCCGCGGAGCAGACGATTGTCCACGCCGACGTGGACGCGCGCAACGCCGGGTGGGTGTACCCCGCTGACGTGGGCCTGATAGGCGACGCGGCGGAGTCGCTCCGCGAACTCGCCGAGGCCGGCGCGGCGTCGAACGACTGGGCCGAGTCGCGGGCGGCGACGGCGCGGGAGTCGTTCGACGCGCCCGAGTGCGAGTCGGCGGCGACGCCGATGCTCCCGCAACGCGCCGTCAAGGAGATAGAACGCGTGGTGGACGCGGACACCGTCGTGACGGCGGACTCCGGCAACAACCGCTTCTGGCTCCTGAACTACCTGCAGACGCCCGCCGTCCGGACGTACTTCGGAAGCGGCGGCGTCGGCGGGATGGGCTGGGCGAACCCCGCGGCGGTGTCGGCGGCGCTGGCGACGGAGAAGGACGTGCTGGCCGTCGCCGGCGACGGCGGGTTCGCGATGACGATGACGAGCGTGGAGACGGCGGTAGAGCAGGGCGTCGCACCGACGTTCGTCGTCCTCAACGACACCAGCCTCGGGATGGTGCGGCAGATGCAACGCGGGCCGGACGACATCGCGGGCGTCGAGTTCCACGACACCGACTTCGCCCGCGTCGCCGAGGCGTTCGGCGCGGAAGGCGTCCGCGTCGAGTCGCCGGACGAACTGGGCGACGCCCTCCGCGACGGGAAGGCGAGTGCGACGCCGACGGTGGTGGACGCGCGAATCGACCGGGACGAGGACATGGCCGAGACGCTCCAGTCGTCGTTCTACGCGTCTGTCGGCGGTCTGCACGAGTAGGCGGACACGGCTTGTCGGCCGCCGGCCCGCTACCGTCCCGCCGGGAAACAGTTTTGTGTGCCCGCCGCGCGACTCCCCAGTATGTCTTCATCGACCGTGATAGTTACCGGCGGAACGGGGTTCATCGGGTCGTACGTCGCCCGCGAGTTGGTGGACCACGGTCACGACGTGGTCGCGTACGACCTCTCGGCGGACGCGCGAATCCTCGAGAAACTCGGCGTCGCCGACGACGTGACCGTCCGGCGGGGCGACGTGACCGACGCGCCGGACGTCATTCGCGCGATTCGAGAGACGGGCGCGACGCGCGTCGTCCACCTCGCGGCCCTCCTGACGAACTCCGCGCGGGAGAACCCCCGGGCGGCCCTCCGGGTGAACGTCGAGGGGACGAACAACGTGTTCGAGGCGGCGCGGTCGCTGTCGGACCAGGTCGAACGCGTCGCGTGGGCGTCCTCGGCGGCGGTGTACGCGCCGCCGGCGAACTACGGCGACGAGTTCGTCACCGAGTCGGACCTCGTCTACCCCGACACCCTGTACGGCGCGACGAAGGAGTACAACGAGCATCAGGCGCGGGTGTATCACGAGGACTTCGACGTCTCGCACGTCGGCCTCCGCCCCACCGTCGCCTACGGCCCGTACCGCGAGACGGGCGGGTCGGCGTTCCTCGCGAACATCGTCGAGAAACCCGCCCTCGGCGAACCGTTCAGCGTCGAGTACGGGGACCAGGTCATCGACTGGCAACACGTCCGCGACGTGGCGACGGCGTTCCGACTGGCGGCGTTCGCGCCCGAGGCCGACCTCACGCAACGCGTCTACAACGTCCGCGGCGAACTCGCCACGGTTCGGGAGGCCGTCGAGACGGTGCGGGAGTTACTGCCGGACGCCGACCTCACCGTCTCCGACGAGGGGGAACTGCCGTGGACGCAGCGACTCGACACGTCGAAGGCGCGAACGGACCTCGGCTACCGACCCGACTACGGCCTGGAGGCGGGGTTCCGCGACTACGTGAACGTCCTGCGCGAGGCGCACGGACTCGACCCGGTCTGACCTTCCACGCGCCGGCGACGCGCGTGACGCCGGGTCCGCGCGAACGGCACCGGCGCGTCCGCGGCGCGTCAGTCGACGACGACGCCGTCGTCCTTCACGTTCGGCGCGCCGACGACGAACACCTCGCCGTCGTCGAGACAGCGGAGTTGTCGCTCCTCCTCGGGCGAGACGACCACCACGTCGCCCGCCTCGAGCGTCATCGTCTCGTCGGCGAACGCCATCTCGAACCGGCCCGAGAGGACGTGGTACAGTTCCTCCTGTTCCTCCTGCCGGTGGTTCGGCCCGTAACCGCCCTCCTCGAACGTCCACACCGTCGGGCGCATCTTCTCGGGGCGGAGTTCGTAGCCGACGGCGCGAACGTCCGCCTCGGCGTGGTCCACGTCCTGAATCTCCAACTCGTCGAGGTTGACACGCTTTCGCATCGACGCGTCCTACACGGGCCGGAGAGAAAGCGTTGGGGGGTCGTCGGCGTCGGGAGACGGCGGCCGAATCAACTGGTCTGGGAGTACTCCTCGACCCACTCGTCGAGGCTGATGCCCATCGTCGCCTGCGTGATGGCGTTCGAGGACGCCGAGTTCGCGCTCTTGACGAGTTCGGCCTCCAGCGTTCGCGTCGGAACCTCGCCGAGGAAGTGTGGAATTGCGCGCTGAACGGCCAGCGGACAGCCGACTTCGTGCGCGAGGGCGTACCCCGACAGCGAGTGGGGTATCTCCTCGCTCGCGTACGTGGGGTCGGGGTCCGAGCGGCAGTCGTCGTCCACGAAATCCACGTACTCGTAGCACTTGCCCACGTCGTGCAGGAGGCAGGCGGCCCGCACCACGTCGAAGTCGGGGTCCGCGCCGTGGAAGTCGCGTTGCTCCTCTGCCGACGCGACGGCGATTCGGGTGACGCCGCGCACGTGTTCGACGTTCGATACCTCGTGGATGTTCCACGCGTACGGCACGTCGCGGACGTCGTGCCACCCCCCGCGTTCGAGGCCGAGACACCACGCCTCGGTCACCTGCACGCGGAGTTCGTCGTCCTCGATGTCGGCGAGTTCGGGAAACGCCGCTTCGACCTGACCGCGGTACGACCAGTGTCCCGCCGCGTCGTCCCCGCCGCCCGCGTCAGTGTCGCCTCCGCCGTCGGCGTCGGTGTCGGACGCGTCGGGTCCGTCTGCGTCGGTCATCCGTTCACCGCCCCGTCTCGTCCTTCTGGACCGTCTCGCGGCCGACGAACCGCGGCCGGTCCTCCAGAGAGAGGAAGTTCTCGACGTCGTCCCGCGCCGCCGCGGCCTTCGGGTGGTCGGGGTCGTAGTCGCGGGAGGACTCGTGGCCGAGGGCGGCGCGGAGGGCGTCCAGACTCTCGAAGTAGAGTTCGGCGACGCCGTCGAACTCCGCGTTCTCGGGGTCCGTCGGGACGACGCGGGTGTAGCGGACGACGCCCGGAATCTCCCGCGCGAGGGGGACGTGCTCGTTCGCCCAGTGGTCGAGGAACGCGTCGTGTGACATGCCGGCTTTCCTGACGAGGAACGCCGAGTGCTTGTACAGGCCCGTCGTGTCGCCGCCCGTCCCGTCCTTCTCGACGAACTCCTCGCCGATGAGGCGCGGCCGACTGTCGACGGCGAGGAACTCGTCGACGTCCTCTCTCGCCGCTTTCGCCGTCCCCTTCGCGGGGTCGTAGTCTCGCGACCCCGGACTCCCGAGGGCGGCGTGCAGGGCGTCCAACTCCTCGAAGTAGAGTTCCGCGACGCCGTCGAACTCGCTCGCCTCCGGGTCGACGGGGAGGACCGTCTGGTAGCGGACGACCCCCTCGATGTCGCGCGCGATGGGAGTGTGGTTCTCCTGCCAGTACTCCACGAACTCGTCGTGCGTCATCCCGTCCCGACGGACGAGTAGCGCGACGTGCTTGTACATGTCCGTCCGGCCGTTCTCGGTTTGGGAGCATAAATCGTGAGGAAACTTGATGTGGGCGTCGGCTGTCGGTACGGGCATGCCGTTTCACGACCGGGAGTTCATGAGTGGCACCCGCGGCACCATGGCCGTCGACTGGGAGGAGCGAATCGACGTGGCGCGGATGCGCGAGGAGCGAAAGGAGCGCGCGCTCGAACGGATGCGGGACGCCGGCCTCGGGAGCATGCTCCTCGTCTCGGACCCGAACATCCGCTACGTCACCGGACTGGCGATGACCGGCGGGTCCGGCGCGGACCACTACTCGCTCCTTCTGGAGGACGGGGCCGTCGTCCACTGGGACACCGCCGACCACGCGAGCAACCAGCGGTACAACTGCCCGTGGCTGAACGATATTCGCTACGCCTGTCCCGGACTGGGGAACGTCCCGCGCGCGTCCGGTCGCGACTCGGCGCGGTCGTTCCTCCTCCGGAAGATGGCCGAGACGGTCGTCGACGCCCTCGACGAGTACGACCTCCGGAGCGAACCGATGGGCATCGACGTCGACCACGGCGGCCTGCACGCGGCGTTCGAGTCGCAGGGCGTCGACCTCCGACCCGACGACTGCGCGGCCGTCATGGCGGACGCGCGGAAGACGAAGACCGAGGACGAAATCGAGTGTCTCCGGCAGGTCGCGGCGGTCTGCGAGGCGGGCTTTCAGGCCATCGCCGAGGGCGCGAAACCGGGGCGGCGCGAGTCGGAGGTGTGGGGCGACGCGGTCCGCGAACTGTGGCGCCACGGCGCGACGGTGCACGGGGGGTACCTCACCTCCGGGCCGAACACGTGGCCGAAGCACCAGGCGAACACGACGGACCGACTGATTCGCCCCGGCGACCTCGTGTACGCCGACTTCTACAATATCGGCTACCTCGGCTACCGCTCCTGCTACTACCGGACGTTCTCCGTGGGCGAACCGACGGACGCGCAGACGGAGGCGTACGAGACGGCCCGCGACAACCTGTACGACGTGTTGGAGGAGATAGAGCCGGGGAAGACGACCGCCGAGGTGGCGGCGGCGTTCCCGGACATGGAGGGCGAACACGCCGACTGGTACGGGGCCGACGAACACTGGCAGTTGACGACGAACCACTGGGCGCACGGACTGGGCCTCCAACTGTACGAGGTGCCGCTGATATGGCGCGGTATCTCGCCGGACCACCCCGTCGAGATAGAAGAAGGGATGACGATGGCCGTCGAGACGCAGGAACCCGCGGAGCGACAGGGCGTGCGCGTCGAGGAGATGGTCGTCGTCCGCGAGGACGGCGTCGAACTGCTGAGTCAGTGGCCCGTCGAGGAGATGACGGTCGTCGACCACTGAGTCGCGGTGCGGGTCGTTCGCTCGCCCGTCGGCCCCGAGAGTTAACCCGGCGACGGGCGTGGGTCCGACAGAGATGCAGAGCGTCAACCCGTACACGGAGTCAGTCCGCGCCGAGTACGACGAACACGACGACGAAGCGGTCGAAGCGGCGTTGTCGCGGGCGATAGACGCCTTCGGGGAGTGGCGGGAGCGGTCGCTGACCGACCGGCGCGAACTCCTCGCCGACGCGGGCGAAGTCCTCCGCGACCGAGACGAGGAGTTCGCCGAGTTGATGACCGAGGAGATGGGCAAGCCCATCTCGCAGGCGCGGTCGGAGGTGGAGAAGTGCGCGTGGGTCTGCGACTACTACGCCGAACACGCGGCCGAACACCTCCAAGAGAAGACCGTGAACGGACCGAAAGACGCCGAGACGTACGTCCGGTACGACCCCCTCGGCCCCATCCTCGCGGTCATGCCGTGGAACTTCCCCCTCTGGCAGGTGTTCCGCTTCGCCGCTCCGCACCTCACGTCCGGCAACGTGGGCCTGTTGAAGCACGCCTCGAACGTGCCGGGGTGCGCGAAGGTCATCGAAGAGGTGTTCAGCGAGGCCGGGTATCCGGAGGGCGTCTTCCAGTCGCTCCTCGTCGACTCCGACCAGGTGGAGGACGTCGTCGCGGACGAACGCGTGCGGGCCGTCACGCTGACCGGAAGCGGTCCCGCGGGCCGGGCCGTCGCCGAGCAGGCGGGTCGGAACCTGAAGAAGAGCGTCCTCGAACTCGGCGGCAGCGACCCGTTCGTCGTCCTCGACGACGCCCCCATCGACGAGGCGGCGGAGACGGGGGCACGGGCGCGCACCATCAACTCCGGGCAGTCCTGCATCGCCGCCAAGCGGTTCATCGTCCACGACGACGTGTACGACGAGTTCGTCGAGAAGTTCGTCGCCGAGATGGAGGCGTTGCAGGTGGGCGACCCCAAGGACGACGACACCGACGTGGGCCCGCAGGCGCGCGAGGACCTGCTATCCGACCTGCAGGAACAGGTCGAGGAGACGGTGGAGATGGGCGCGACGGTGGAGACGGGCGGCGAACCCCTCGACAGGGAGGGGTACTTCTACCCGCCGACGGTGCTGACCGACGTGCCGCGCGACTCGCCAGGCGCCCGCGAGGAACTGTTCGGCCCCGCCGCCTCGGTGTTCCGCGTCGAGAGCGAAGAGGCGGCCGTCGAACTGGCGAACGACTCGCAGTACGGACTCGGGGGGAGCGTGTGGACGACGGACCTCGAACGCGGGAAGGAGGTGGCCGGGCGAATCGACTCCGGCGCGGTGTTCGTCAACGAACTCACGAAGTCCGACCCGCGACTGCCGTTCGGCGGGGTCAAAGAGTCCGGCTACGGCCGCGAACTCGGGAAGGAGGGCATCCGCGAGTTCGTGAATCGGAAGACGGTGTTCGTCCAACACGGCGTCGGCGACGAGTAGGGCGCGGCAGTCGCCGCGCGCCGCCTCGCCGAGTCGTCACCACCGCAGGCGGGCGGTCGGGAGTCAGACGTCCGTGGGGACGATGGAGCGAACCGAGAGCGTCTCCTCGCACCCCGGACACCGTTCGACGCGGGCGGCGCCGTACACGTCGCAGTGGTACGACGCGTCGCCCCCGTCGCCGAGGAGCAACCCGCACGACGGACACGGTTTCGGGCCGGAGTCGGTACTTCCGAAGAGGCGTGCGAGCGGTCGGGACGCGCGTCGGAGCATCGTGCTACTGTGAGACAGGGTGTGTAATAACGGTTGAGGTTCGTTCGCACCGTCTGCACGCCGGCGCACCACCCGGTTGCCCCCCGTTCCCGCACGCTGCGAAACCGGTCGAACGTCCAATCTGCTCGGGTCGAGAGGCGTACTCGCGCACAGAACGCGGCGAGGCGGCAGGAGAAAGAGACGAACGCCCGGACGCGACGCCGAGAGGCGACGAACGCACGGCCGGCGGGCGCGGCGAGACGGCGAGTTCGACAGCGCGAACTAGCAGATAGAAGTCGTTAGACTATTTTGGGCGTGCGTCCGGGCTCGAGAGCGTCGTCACGAGCCGTTCAATTGGCGAACCGGGGTGCGGCCGCCTCGTCTTCGGGGCGCACCGGGTACGAGGTCGTCGTAAGCACTGCTTACGGTTTGCGGTGCGCGCACGCGCCGAGAGGACCGGTCGGCTCGGTCGGCTGAGAGAGCGAATCACTCTCGTACAGACATTTCCATCGGCGGGCCACAGGTAGCCATTACATACATACAACTGTAAATGAATGTGTCGAGAAAAGACGAGTGAGAGAGCGGAAGACGAGGATATGTGTTCGAACTGATCGGGCGTGGAGACTGTCAGCGTCGAGATTCGTTAAGAGCGTTCGAGAGTCCTAAATGAACTGTTCAGAACGCTGGAGAGCTGCTATCGCGTCCCGAAATCTGCTTTGGCCGCATCTCGGTCCGTCGAACGAAACTGCTCCGAGAGCCCGTCGCCCTCGCCAGCGGCGAGACACGTAAGGTCCGTCTTTAGGGGCTAAATCGTCGGTTTAGGGCGACTCGTCCCCCGCCCGAAGCCGGCTTCTGCCCGGACTGATTCGTACGGCAGAAAGTCATCTCTTGATTACAATCGTCTGACGAGTTCTGTGATCGGTGCCGTCGCCCGCGAACCGCCCCGGCGAGTGAAGGAGAGGCCGGCGACGACGGCAGACGCACAGTCCCCCCATAACCAAACGGCTCGGACGCCTATCTCGGGTGTATCATGAACGCTACGAACGAGAGCCGGCCGCGGTGTACGGAGTGCGGCGCCCCCCTGACCCGCGCCGTGACCGGGACGATGGCCCTCTCCGCCACGACGCTGTGTCCCGACTGTGACCGAAGCGGGTGAGACGGTGCCGACGACGCTCCCCTGTCGCCCCGGGAGCGACTCGTCTCGACGCCGCGGACGCGTCGTCAGTGCGGACGTGTCCGGAGCCGAGTGACGGACGCGATAGCTTCCTGTTAAGTCGGTGTTCGGGACGATAACTATCTTTGACAATCGTGTAAGTACCGTATGCATCTGACCGACCGCTCCGCGTTCTCGACGAGGTGGCAGCGATGAGTTCGCCCGCAGAGCAGTCTGGGGCGGGGGCGAGTGGAACCGCCAGCGTGGAGCCGACCGGAACCGACGGCGCGGACCCGACCGACTGGTACGACCGCGAAGTGCCGGGCATCGTCGCCGGACTCGAAGCGTCCGGTCGACTCGGCACGCAGACGAGCGACGCCGCGTGGGAACTCCTCGCGCGGGGTCGCGCCCGCGCGGCACTGGAACTCGTTCTCGGCGCGGTAGACGCCGCCTAATCGAACGGCGTCCCGTCGTAGTGAACAAATAGATTTTCCGTCCATCTCCGTAGGGGGCGTATGCAAACGGTAGTCCTTGCGGCGGGCGTCGGCAGCCGAATGTGGCCGCTCACGGAGTACAGACCGAAACCGATGCTCCCGGTGGCCGGGAAACCGCTGGTCGCACACACCGTCGACGCCGCCGTCGAGGCCGGAGCGACGGAGTTAGTCCTCGTCGTCGGGTACGAAGCCGACGACGTGCGCTCGTTCTTCGGCGAGGAGTACGCGGGCGTCCCCGTCGAGTACGCCGTCCAGGAGGAGCAACTCGGGACGGCGGACGCCGTCCGCTCGGCGCTGGACGTCCTCGACGAGGGGCGCTTCGCCGTCCTCAACGGCGACGCCCTTTACGACGTGCCGTCGCTGACGGCGCTCTACGACGGCGGGCCGGCAGTCGGGTCGTTCGAGGTGGCCGAGCCGACCTCCTACGGCGTCCTCGAAACCGACGACGGCTACGTGACCGGCGTGGTCGAGAAGCCGAGCGACCCGCCCTCGAACCTCGTCAACGCGGGCGCGTACGTCTTCCCCGAGGACGCCCACGGCTGGTTGCTCGACGTCGAGGCGTCCGAGCGCGGCGAACTCGAACTGACGGACGTGCTCTCGCGGTCCTGCGAGGCGTACGACGTGCGACCCGTCGCGTTCGACCGCTGGCTCGACGTCGGCCGACCGTGGGAACTGCTCGAAGCGAACGAGTGGAAACTCGCGGAGATGGAGACGCGTGTCGAGGGCGACGTGAGCGAGGGGGCCGAACTGAACGGTCCCGTCGTCGTCGAGGAGGGGGCCGAAATCCGCTCCGGCGTCGTCGTCGACGGCCCCGCGCTGATCCAGTCGGGAGCGACCGTCGGGCCGAACGCCTACGTCCGCGGCGCGACGCTGGTCGGCGAGGGCGCGAAGGTGGGCCACGCCGTCGAAGTGAAGAACAGCGTCCTCATGGACGGGGCCACGGTGGGCCACCTCGCGTACGTCGGCGACAGCGTCCTCGGCCGGAACGTGAACTTCGGCGCCGGGACGAAGGTGGCGAACCTGCGGCACGACGGCGAGAACGTGACGTTGACGGTCAAAGACCGGCGGGTGGACACCGGCCGCCGAAAGCTCGGCGTCGTCGTCGGCGACGACGCGAAGACCGGCATCAACAGCAGCCTCAACGCGGGCGTCGTCCTGTCGCCCGAGGCGACGGTGCTGCCCGGTGAGACGGTCACGCGGGACCGCTAAGGCGGGGGCGGCCCCGCCGTCGTGAGTCGGTGCGTGAGTGCGGTTCGCTGCCGGCGACTGCCTCGCGGACGCTGTGCACTATCGACGGTTGCGGCTCGAAAAGGGAGTCGAGAGGCGACGGCGTCCGCCGTCGCTCTCGGCGAGGGGGTGGGGGGATGCGGACCGTGGCTAGCGGTCGCGCTTTCGGGTGTAGACGGACATGAACGTCTCGAACAGTTCGGGGTCGAGTTTGAACTGGACGTCCACGAGGTCCTCCTCGGCGTCGTAGTTCACGTGCTGGACGTCGACGACGTCGAGCACCGTCTCCATCGCGTCGAGTTTGGAGTCGCTCGGGCCCTGCTCGATGCCGATACCCTCCTCGTTCACGGAGAGAGAGAGCCCGTCGATACGGGTCTGGTAGGAGCCCTTCGAGGCGCTGAGAAGCGGGTTGCAGCGCTCGACCAGACCGAGTTCGTTCAGGCGGTCGAGTCGGCGGTAGATGGTGGACTCGGAGACGTCGCAGGAGTCTGCCAGCTCCTCCGCCGTGACCGGTCCCTCTTTGCCGGCGACCAGAATCTCGCGCGCGACCTCGTCCCCGAGGGCGTCGAGAAGGTCATCACTTGCAACCTCCTCCAGGAGGAGGGACGACGATGCGACCCAGTGTGTGCTCGCTGCCATGGAGTCACCTATCGGGAGTCCCCACCTTATGTAATCGCCACATACTGAGACCGCCGCGAGAGTAGACCCACCGTACCGGTTCGCGTAAGCCCTGCCTACTCGAATCTGAGAACACTCTGCAGAAACTGCGAGAGAGCTTCTACTGGTGATATTCGGTACTAAAGGTACGATTACTAGAATGTTAACGCGAATTTGGCCGGATTGTGCCGCCAACGTGCACGGATAATTGGGATAGTAAATTCGACGGGCGGCCCGCGGAGAGAACAGCGACGGACGGCGGTCGGCGCGTCAGTGGACCGTCACCGACTTCGCGAGGTTACGCGGTTTGTCGATGGGCCGGTCGAGGAGGTCCGCGGCGTGGTAGGCGACGAGTTGGAGTTGGACGCTGGCGGGGATGCCGGCGACGTCCGGGTGCGTCTCGGGGATGGAGAGCACGTAGTCCGCGAACTCCGCTATCTCGCTGTCCGTCTTGCTCGTGACGGCGATGACGGGCGCGCCGCGCGCCTGTACCTCCTTCATGCTGCTCAGCGTCGCCTCGTCCTCGAAGCCGGTGAACAGCGCGAAGACGGGCGTGTTCGGCGTGACGAGCGCCAGCGGTCCGTGCTTCAACTCCGAGGCGGCGAACCCCTCGGCGTGCTCGTACGTGATCTCTTTGAACTTCAGCGCCCCCTCCAGCGCGGCCGAGTGCCCGACGCCCCGGCCGATGAAGAAGTACGAGTCGCTGTCGTGGAGTTCCTGTGCGAGCGCCGGCGCCACGGAGGTGTCGAGTATCTCCTGGACGTGACCGGGGAGGCGCGAGAGCGCCTCGACGAGTTCGCGGCCGTCCGAGGTGCGCGTGCCCGTGATGTCCTCGACGAGTCGCTCGCCGAGGAGCGACAGGGCGGTGACCTGCGAGCAGAACGTCTTGGTCGCGGCGACGCCGATTTCGGGGCCCGCGCGGATGAGGAGCGTGTCCTCGCACTCCCGCGTGATGGACGACCCGACGGTGTTGGTGACCGCGACGGTGTCGGCGCCGGCGCTCTTGGCGCGCCGGATGGCGTCGAGGGTGTCCGCCGTCTCACCGCTCTGCGTGACGGCGATGACCAGCGTGTTGTCCGTCACCGGCGGGCTGACGAGTCCGTACTCGCCGGCCTGGAACGCGTACGCCGGGACTCCCCGCGAGGAGAGCATCGACGAGGCGTACATGGCGGCGTGGTACGAGGTGCCCATCCCGACGAACTGGACCTGGTCCACGTCGGCGAACGTCTCCGGCGGGAACTCGTCGAGTTCGACGGTTCCCGTGAGCGCGTTCAGTCGGCCGTGGATGGTGTTGCGGAGCGACCCCGGTTGCTCGTGAATCTCCTTGAGCATGAAGTGCTCGTAGCCGCCCTTGCTCGCCGTCTCGGCGCTCCACTCGACGCGCTGGACCTCCCGGGAGACGGACCGGCCCGCGCCGTCGGTTATCTCGTAGCCGTCCTTCGTCACCTTCACGAAGTCGCCGTCGTGGAGATAGACCACCTGATCGGTGTGCTGGACGAACGCCGGTACGTCGCTGGCGAGGAAGTACTGGCCCGGCCCGATGCCGAGACAGAGCGGCGACCCCGACCGGGTCGCGTAGATGGCCTCCTCTTCGCCGATGATGGCGGTGATGGCGTACGTGCCGGAGAGGCGGGCGATGGCCGAACGGAACGCCTCCTCGGGCGTCGCGCCGTTGTTCAGTTCCTCCTCGATGAGGTGCGGGACGACTTCGGTGTCCGTCTCGCTGGCGAACACGTGGCCGCGGGACTCCAGTTCCGTCTTCAGCGACTGGTAGTTCCCGATGATGCCGTTGTGGACGACGGCGACGCGCCCCGACTCGTCGGTGTGCGGGTGCGCGTTCTCGTCGGTGACGCCGCCGTGAGTGGCCCAGCGGGTGTGCCCGATACCGAGGCTGCCCGACATGGGGTTCGATTCGACGGCTGCGACGAGTTCTTCGACCTCGCCCGTCTTCTTGTTCAGCTGGATGCTAGAGCCGTTCTTGACGGCGAGGCCCGCGGAGTCGTATCCCCGGTACTCGAGCCGTTCGAGTCCTTCTAAC
This portion of the Halogeometricum rufum genome encodes:
- a CDS encoding NAD-dependent succinate-semialdehyde dehydrogenase, which produces MQSVNPYTESVRAEYDEHDDEAVEAALSRAIDAFGEWRERSLTDRRELLADAGEVLRDRDEEFAELMTEEMGKPISQARSEVEKCAWVCDYYAEHAAEHLQEKTVNGPKDAETYVRYDPLGPILAVMPWNFPLWQVFRFAAPHLTSGNVGLLKHASNVPGCAKVIEEVFSEAGYPEGVFQSLLVDSDQVEDVVADERVRAVTLTGSGPAGRAVAEQAGRNLKKSVLELGGSDPFVVLDDAPIDEAAETGARARTINSGQSCIAAKRFIVHDDVYDEFVEKFVAEMEALQVGDPKDDDTDVGPQAREDLLSDLQEQVEETVEMGATVETGGEPLDREGYFYPPTVLTDVPRDSPGAREELFGPAASVFRVESEEAAVELANDSQYGLGGSVWTTDLERGKEVAGRIDSGAVFVNELTKSDPRLPFGGVKESGYGRELGKEGIREFVNRKTVFVQHGVGDE
- a CDS encoding harpin-binding protein encodes the protein MSSPAEQSGAGASGTASVEPTGTDGADPTDWYDREVPGIVAGLEASGRLGTQTSDAAWELLARGRARAALELVLGAVDAA
- the glmU gene encoding bifunctional sugar-1-phosphate nucleotidylyltransferase/acetyltransferase; this encodes MQTVVLAAGVGSRMWPLTEYRPKPMLPVAGKPLVAHTVDAAVEAGATELVLVVGYEADDVRSFFGEEYAGVPVEYAVQEEQLGTADAVRSALDVLDEGRFAVLNGDALYDVPSLTALYDGGPAVGSFEVAEPTSYGVLETDDGYVTGVVEKPSDPPSNLVNAGAYVFPEDAHGWLLDVEASERGELELTDVLSRSCEAYDVRPVAFDRWLDVGRPWELLEANEWKLAEMETRVEGDVSEGAELNGPVVVEEGAEIRSGVVVDGPALIQSGATVGPNAYVRGATLVGEGAKVGHAVEVKNSVLMDGATVGHLAYVGDSVLGRNVNFGAGTKVANLRHDGENVTLTVKDRRVDTGRRKLGVVVGDDAKTGINSSLNAGVVLSPEATVLPGETVTRDR
- a CDS encoding ArsR/SmtB family transcription factor, whose translation is MAASTHWVASSSLLLEEVASDDLLDALGDEVAREILVAGKEGPVTAEELADSCDVSESTIYRRLDRLNELGLVERCNPLLSASKGSYQTRIDGLSLSVNEEGIGIEQGPSDSKLDAMETVLDVVDVQHVNYDAEEDLVDVQFKLDPELFETFMSVYTRKRDR
- the glmS gene encoding glutamine--fructose-6-phosphate transaminase (isomerizing) codes for the protein MCGITACIGQDDTVEPLLEGLERLEYRGYDSAGLAVKNGSSIQLNKKTGEVEELVAAVESNPMSGSLGIGHTRWATHGGVTDENAHPHTDESGRVAVVHNGIIGNYQSLKTELESRGHVFASETDTEVVPHLIEEELNNGATPEEAFRSAIARLSGTYAITAIIGEEEAIYATRSGSPLCLGIGPGQYFLASDVPAFVQHTDQVVYLHDGDFVKVTKDGYEITDGAGRSVSREVQRVEWSAETASKGGYEHFMLKEIHEQPGSLRNTIHGRLNALTGTVELDEFPPETFADVDQVQFVGMGTSYHAAMYASSMLSSRGVPAYAFQAGEYGLVSPPVTDNTLVIAVTQSGETADTLDAIRRAKSAGADTVAVTNTVGSSITRECEDTLLIRAGPEIGVAATKTFCSQVTALSLLGERLVEDITGTRTSDGRELVEALSRLPGHVQEILDTSVAPALAQELHDSDSYFFIGRGVGHSAALEGALKFKEITYEHAEGFAASELKHGPLALVTPNTPVFALFTGFEDEATLSSMKEVQARGAPVIAVTSKTDSEIAEFADYVLSIPETHPDVAGIPASVQLQLVAYHAADLLDRPIDKPRNLAKSVTVH